One genomic segment of Capricornis sumatraensis isolate serow.1 chromosome X, serow.2, whole genome shotgun sequence includes these proteins:
- the CLDN2 gene encoding claudin-2 gives MASLGLQLVGYVLGLLGLLGTLIAMLLPSWRTSSYVGASIVTAVGFSKGLWMECATHSTGITQCDIYSTMLGLPADIQAAQAMMVTSSAMSSLACIVSVVGMRCTVFFQESRAKDRVAVVGGVFFILGGLLGFIPVAWNLHGILRDFYSPLVPDSMKFEIGEALYLGIISSLFSLVAGIFLCFSCSPQGNRSNYYDAYQAQPLATRSSPRPGQAPKGKSEFNSYSLTGYV, from the coding sequence ATGGCCTCTCTTGGCCTCCAGCTTGTGGGCTACGTCCTGGGCCTTCTGGGGCTGTTGGGCACCCTGATTGCCATGCTGCTCCCCAGCTGGCGAACAAGCTCCTATGTTGGTGCCAGCATTGTGACTGCAGTTGGCTTCTCCAAAGGCCTCTGGATGGAGTGTGCAACACACAGCACAGGCATCACCCAGTGTGACATCTACAGCACCATGCTAGGCCTGCCCGCTGACATCCAAGCTGCCCAGGCCATGATGGTGACGTCCAGCGCCATGTCCTCCTTGGCCTGCATTGTCTCTGTGGTGGGCATGAGATGCACAGTCTTCTTCCAGGAGTCTCGAGCCAAAGACAGAGTGGCGGTGGTGGGCGGAGTCTTCTTCATCCTTGGAGGCCTCCTGGGCTTCATCCCTGTTGCCTGGAATCTTCATGGGATCTTGCGAGACTTCTACTCCCCGCTGGTGCCTGACAGCATGAAATTTGAGATCGGAGAGGCTCTTTACCTGGGCATTATTTCCTCCCTGTTCTCCCTGGTAGCTGGAatcttcctctgcttttcctgCTCACCCCAGGGAAATCGCTCCAACTACTACGATGCCTACCAGGCCCAGCCCCTGGCCACTAGGAGCTCTCCAAGGCCTGGTCAAGCGCCCAAAGGCAAGAGTGAGTTTAACTCCTACAGCCTGACAGGGTATGTGTGA